The following are encoded together in the Candida orthopsilosis Co 90-125, chromosome 5 draft sequence genome:
- a CDS encoding Rtn1 protein (S. cerevisiae homolog RTN1 has role protein import into nucleus, endoplasmic reticulum organization localizes to integral to endoplasmic reticulum membrane, cortical endoplasmic reticulum, Golgi apparatus, mitochondrion) has protein sequence MSSIPQYNSSSSKNQSSTDPIEVGGAVPDFDESQWTHSNVLSHGQQQPSHTSHSSYASHGAQTSQQQQHESAIPTGTKIPPPIGESSSHYSSGPAPSKSELHQGANAHTSSNSASSHAAYGGSSAGVGSGLSSKNAASSSANPSGSTTTGSAAASALRSDADPNHPIHEAEDFLTELLTWKNPVYTGKVLGLTLGGLILFRTIDLVRIFFKISYITLLFSAGAEYIGKVFTGQGFVSNFYKNYSTSFAKPINKHLLPLIGELNVAIEHHLNYIVYARNVETTLKFAGISYIFYQLTSVVSLFTLTIVSVILLFAIPPAYLANKKQVDAFVGKYTACFKQQVGKGVDQIHDALKQTPVGPYLQKFAPRRTAGSTVGNSKATSYGTAADTQGVNVNIPVGSSTSSSTGTGDADLRERNIESSVKNAYY, from the coding sequence ATGTCATCAATCCCTCAAtataattcatcatcatctaaaAACCAATCTTCAACCGACccaattgaagttggtggTGCAGTTCCTGATTTTGACGAATCACAATGGACTCATTCAAATGTATTAAGTCATGGTCAACAACAGCCATCACACACTTCGCACTCCTCCTATGCTTCTCATGGTGCACAAACTtcccaacaacaacaacatgaATCTGCAATTCCTACTGGAACCAAGATTCCACCTCCAATTGGTGAATCTAGTTCTCACTATTCTAGTGGACCAGCTCCTTCAAAAAGCGAATTGCACCAAGGTGCCAATGCCCACACAAGCAGCAACTCCGCCTCATCTCATGCTGCTTATGGTGGATCTTCAGCTGGTGTTGGTTCTGGTTTGAGTTCAAAAAATGCcgcttcttcttcagccAACCCATCTGGCTCTACTACTACTGGTTCTGCTGCTGCGTCTGCATTGAGGTCAGATGCTGATCCAAACCATCCAATTCATGAAGCTGAAGATTTCTTGACTGAGTTGTTGACTTGGAAAAACCCAGTTTATACTGGTAAAGTCCTTGGATTAACTCTTGGTGGATTAATTCTTTTCAgaacaattgatttggttcgtatatttttcaaaatttcctATATTACTTTATTATTTTCTGCTGGAGCTGAATATATTGGTAAAGTTTTCACTGGACAAGGAtttgtttccaatttttacaaaaattaCTCAACTTCATTTGCTAAACCAATTAACAAACATCTTTTACCTTTAATTGGTGAATTGAATGTTGCTATTGAacatcatttgaattataTTGTTTATGCAAGAAACGTTGAAActactttgaaatttgctGGTATTTCATATATCTTCTATCAATTGACTTCAGTTGTTTCATTATTTACTTTAACTATTGTTTCAGTCATTTTGTTATTTGCTATTCCACCAGCTTATCTTGCCAATAAGAAGCAAGTCGATGCTTTTGTTGGTAAGTATACTGCTTGTTTTAAGCAACAAGTTGGTAAAGgtgttgatcaaattcatGATGCATTGAAACAAACCCCAGTTGGCCCatatttgcaaaaatttgCTCCAAGAAGAACTGCAGGTTCAACTGTCGGTAATTCAAAAGCAACTTCTTATGGAACTGCTGCTGATACTCAGGGAGTCAATGTTAATATACCTGTTGGATCCAGTACCTCTTCATCTACTGGTACTGGTGATGCTGACTTGAGAGAAAGAAACATAGAAAGCTCTGTCAAGAATGCATACTATTAA
- a CDS encoding Ssz1 HSP70 chaperone translates to MSVIGITFGNTTSSIAVAADGKVDVIANPDGDRAIPSALSYVGSDEYHGSQALSRLIRNPENTIVNFRDFVGKKFSDINDEFSYGAKPKDVNGEVGYEITIDGRPQTLTINEVTKRHFKQLKSAAEDFIGKEVESVVLTVPTDFSEHQREELTKIVESSGLKVLQLINEPSAALLDHLSPEDKLSEDKLYVVADFGGTRSDGAVISVRGGVLTILATAHEHGLGGDKLDTALSEFFAKEFEKKTKVNPRNNARSIAKLKAESIVVKKTLSNVQTSTCSIESLADGFDFHTSINRLRYELTARDVLSKMTAFVEKVIKNAGLEALDIDEVLLVGGTAHTPKLASNISYLFPQSTKVIAPSLDPKALNPSELVARGAALQASLIETFDESEIAESLQPIVVNTQHLSKPIGIKDFEGNFVPILVAETAYPIKKSIEVTNGDSASVKVELYEGQRTVKETVIEAEKDEDDSEEESDEEPEIEREVVYKVGDLLAEFSLKDLKPNSKLEVTVNITQNGVLHVSGRELKQGAVAVKGEVSAQ, encoded by the coding sequence ATGTCGGTGATTGGAATTACTTTTGGAAATACTACTTCCTCAATTGCGGTAGCTGCTGATGGAAAAGTTGACGTTATTGCAAACCCAGATGGTGATCGTGCAATCCCATCGGCATTATCTTATGTTGGATCTGATGAATACCACGGTTCTCAAGCTTTATCAAGATTGATTAGAAACCCAGAAAATACCATCGTCAACTTTAGGGATTTTGTTGGTAAAAAGTTTTCTGATATCAATGATGAGTTTTCATATGGTGCTAAACCAAAGGACGTTAATGGGGAAGTTGGATACGAAATTACTATAGACGGAAGACCTCAAACATTAACCATCAATGAAGTAACAAAAAGACACTtcaagcaattgaaatctGCCGCCGAAGATtttattggaaaagaagtCGAAAGCGTTGTCTTGACCGTCCCCACTGATTTCAGTGAACATCAGAGAGAAGAGCTTACcaagattgttgaaagCTCGGGCCTCAAAGTCttgcaattgatcaatgagCCATCTGCTGCATTGTTGGATCATTTATCACCTGAGGACAAATTGAGCGAGGATAAACTTTACGTTGTTGCCGATTTTGGTGGTACTAGATCTGATGGAGCAGTTATCTCTGTGAGAGGCGGTGTTTTAACTATTCTTGCAACTGCCCACGAGCACGGTCTAGGTGGAGATAAATTAGACACCGCTTTGTCAGAGTTTTTTGCTAAAGAGTTTGAGAAAAAGACTAAAGTTAACCCAAGAAATAATGCAAGATCAATTGCTAAATTGAAAGCAGagtcaattgttgttaaaaagactttatcaaatgtgCAAACTTCTACCTGTTCGATAGAATCATTAGCTGATGGTTTTGATTTCCACACAAGTATTAATAGATTGAGATATGAATTGACAGCCAGAGATGtactttcaaaaatgacTGCATTCGTCGAAAAAGTCATCAAGAATGCTGGATTGGAAGCTTTAGACATTGACGAGGTTCTTTTGGTTGGTGGAACTGCCCACACACCTAAATTGGCTTCCAACATTTCTTACCTTTTCCCACAATCCACTAAAGTCATTGCTCCATCTTTGGATCCAAAAGCGTTGAACCCATCAGAGTTAGTTGCTCGTGGAGCCGCCTTACAAGCCTCATTAATCGAGACTTTCGATGAGTCAGAAATTGCCGAATCGTTGCAACCAATCGTTGTAAACACTCAACATTTATCCAAGCCAATTGGTatcaaagattttgaagGAAATTTTGTACCAATCTTGGTTGCTGAGACTGCTTACCCAATCAAAAAATCGATTGAAGTCACCAATGGAGATTCGGCATCAGTCAAAGTCGAATTGTATGAAGGCCAAAGAACCGTTAAAGAGACTGTTATTGAAGCagaaaaagatgaagacGATTCGGAAGAGGAGTCAGATGAAGAACCAGAAATTGAAAGGGAAGTGGTTTACAAGGTGGGTGACTTATTGGCAGAGTTTTCATTGAAGGACTTGAAACCAAACTCAAAGTTGGAGGTCACTGTGAACATCACCCAAAACGGTGTTTTGCACGTTTCTGGAAGAGAGTTGAAACAAGGCGCAGTTGCTGTTAAAGGAGAAGTTTCAGCTCAATAA
- a CDS encoding Gyp1 protein (Cis-golgi GTPase-activating protein), which translates to MGKKKQEMAQVYNGSKNEFIFGEQGGKGKNLSSFLKNLSLTGSSNNNSQESIDEVNSTIYGSLSYKKGRNGSNPMLSHGSGFPTQPPIKRTVSMGSSFGSDHHKESSPRSSSKGERHVKEKYTDLDDDWNADIQDEVSKPVVPPPLLDSLYPDLTVPMSVPQSSTSQYLDEEDYKTKTEISKLNQLKFKYAKFKSVLSSESIINIQELRRLSWNGIPNDLRALSWSLLLGYLPTNKSRQSSTLKRKRQEYLEGISNISVSFDENSKPEVSSNGNREGLIYHQINIDVKRTNPSIKLYAYQSTQMSLRKILFLWAMRHPASGYVQGINDLATPFYQIFLNHYLWQLQRKQSKDHKDDSDSDVFIPGYLSDGYDEEENALLADINLGDFTISNFDTGKLSQRATTVIEADTYWCLSRLLENITDNYIHEQPGIIRQVNELKNLVSKIDYDLIKHFDEEGVEFLQFSFRWMNCLLMRELPIDLIIRMWDTYLSEQPLGFSTFHTYVCAAFLIKFSGALKQKDFQEILLFLQSPPTSNWKEKDVELMLSEAFMWQTLYKGAAAHLR; encoded by the coding sequence ATggggaaaaagaaacaagaaatgGCACAGGTTTACAATGGTTCTAAAAACGAATTCATATTCGGAGAGCAAGGGGGCAAAGGTAAAAACCTatcatcatttttaaaGAATTTGTCATTAACAGGAtccagcaacaacaacagccagGAATCAATAGATGAAGTAAACAGCACCATTTATGGGAGTTTATCTTACAAGAAGGGAAGAAATGGATCCAATCCCATGTTAAGTCATGGTTCAGGATTTCCAACACAACCACCAATCAAAAGAACCGTGTCAATGGGGTCATCTTTTGGAAGCGACCATCACAAAGAATCATCTCCTAGGTCCTCATCAAAAGGCGAAAGACATGTGAAGGAAAAATACActgatttggatgatgacTGGAATGCAGATATACAGGACGAAGTATCCAAACCTGTTGTGCCGCCGCCATTATTAGATTCATTATACCCCGACTTGACAGTACCAATGAGTGTTCCACAATCCAGTACCAGCCAGTACTTGGACGAAGAGGATTACAAAACTAAAACCGAGATTAGCAAACTTAACCAATTGAAGTTCAAATATgccaaattcaaatcagtATTATCGTCAGAGagcatcatcaacattcaaGAGTTGCGACGCTTGTCGTGGAATGGTATACCCAATGATCTTAGAGCATTATCATGGCTGCTACTTTTGGGATATCTACCGACAAACAAATCCAGACAAAGTTCAACTTTGAAGCGCAAACGTCAAGAGTATTTAGAGGGCATCAGTAATATCCTGGTAAGTTTCGACgaaaattcaaaaccaGAAGTAAGTTCAAATGGCAACAGAGAAGGACTTATTTACCACCAAATTAATATAGATGTTAAACGAACCAAtccatcaatcaaattataTGCATACCAGAGCACACAAATGTCACTTCGAAAGATTTTGTTCTTGTGGGCCATGAGACATCCAGCAAGTGGGTATGTGCAAGGTATCAACGACTTGGCCACTccattttatcaaatatttttgaacCATTATCTATGGCAACTACAGAGAAAACAGTCAAAGGACCATAAGGACGATAGCGACAGTGACGTGTTTATTCCGGGTTATTTGTCAGATGGCTACGACGAAGAGGAAAATGCGTTGCTTGCGGACATTAACTTAGGAGATTTTACCATCAGCAACTTTGACACGGGCAAGTTGAGTCAAAGAGCCACAACAGTCATTGAGGCAGATACATATTGGTGCTTGTCGAGATTACTTGAAAATATTACCGATAATTACATCCACGAACAACCGGGTATCATAAGACAAGTCAATGAGCTAAAAAAtttagtttcaaaaattgactATGACTTGATTAAACATTTTGATGAGGAAGGGGTAGAGTTTTTGCAGTTTTCTTTTAGGtggatgaattgtttgCTCATGAGAGAACTTCCTATTGACCTAATTATACGAATGTGGGATACGTATTTGAGTGAGCAACCATTAGGATTCAGTACTTTCCATACATATGTTTGTGCTGCATTTTTAATAAAGTTTAGTGGAGCTTTAAAACAGAAGGATTTTCAGGAgattttattgtttttgcaaaGCCCACCCACATCAAATTGGAAGGAGAAGGATGTTGAGCTTATGCTTAGTGAAGCATTCATGTGGCAGACTTTGTACAAGGGCGCAGCAGCCCATTTGAGGTGA
- a CDS encoding Mrpl11 protein (S. cerevisiae homolog MRPL11 is structural constituent of mitochondrial large ribosomal subunit): MIIRSAINAIRKSPTSLLRQSTTVTRSFSSSISVLNEFTPTTEEHFQFLQRTTEKPLFSRKTYLIDNYKHLNDTNQILLFVHHNNLNKAENKKIRQDLTKVGANLTMLKNTLYQTYLKSSHEQDPASAGMTHRNKKVTHPLLPLFVGPTACISVPECEPFKVQQILKLLKNMNEKLIVVGAKVEKSFMNRLQVDEFKNLPNKQGLQGQLVGLLTMLGGVGLVRTLETPGHMVYLTMEQRAKDLDPSKEE, from the coding sequence ATGATTATAAGGTCAGCTATAAACGCCATACGAAAATCACCGACATCTTTACTCAGgcaatcaacaacagtcaCCCGTTCCTTCTCATCCTCAATATCGGTCCTCAATGAATTCACCCCAACCACAGAAgaacattttcaatttttacAACGAACTACTGAAAAACCATTATTTTCACGAAAGACATATCTTATAGATAATTATAAACATCTTAACGATACCAATCAAATCTTGCTATTTGTGCATCATAATAATTTAAATAAAGCcgaaaacaagaaaatcagACAAGATTTGACAAAAGTTGGGGCCAACTtaacaatgttgaaaaacacCCTTTATCAAACATATCTTAAATCATCACATGAACAAGACCCAGCCTCAGCAGGGATGACACATCGAAACAAAAAAGTGACACATCCATTATTACCGTTATTTGTCGGTCCCACCGCTTGTATAAGTGTACCCGAATGTGAACCGTTTAAAGTACAACAAATACtcaaattattgaaaaatatgaatgagaagttgattgttgttggtgctaaagttgaaaaatcatttATGAATAGATTACAAGTTGATGAGTTTAAGAATTTACCTAATAAACAAGGATTACAAGGTCAATTGGTTGGATTGTTGACAATGTTGGGTGGTGTTGGATTAGTCAGAACTTTGGAGACTCCTGGTCATATGGTTTATTTGACTATGGAACAAAGAGCTAAAGATCTTGATCCAAGTAAAGAGGAATAA
- a CDS encoding DNA repair methyltransferase: protein MKSNNERKKNLYYTSLLATPTNALLVLDPEGKLYYASLGQNIVNLQNLLVKDFQGQKHVQLKPLSTVADKTKAETTIGKFRQLLVDPKVPQDIPIEIIFGTRLQRQIWQELMNIPIGEVKTYSQIAGKLNLSGKHARAIGAGCGANRIAIVIPCHRAIGANKKLTGYRYGKDTKTYLLKHELEEKFSEIAVEGEKGLWL from the coding sequence ATGAAATCTAATAACGAACGAAAGAAAAACCTTTACTATACTTCTCTTTTGGCCACTCCCACCAATGCATTATTGGTGTTAGATCCCGAAGGCAAGCTTTACTACGCGTCATTGGGTCAAAATATCGTCAACTTACAGAACCTTCTTGTTAAAGATTTTCAAGGACAAAAACACGTCCAATTAAAACCATTAAGTACAGTGGCCGACAAAACTAAAGCTGAAACTACCATTGGTAAATTTAGACAATTGCTTGTTGATCCCAAGGTACCACAGGACATTCCCATTGAGATCATTTTTGGGACGCGTCTACAACGCCAAATATGGcaagaattgatgaatattcCAATAGGTGAAGTCAAGACGTATAGCCAAATAGCGGGGAAGCTAAACTTACTGGGAAAACATGCGCGAGCAATTGGCGCCGGTTGTGGAGCTAATCGGATTGCAATTGTTATACCGTGTCATCGTGCAATAGGTGccaacaagaaattgacgGGCTACAGGTATGGAAAAGATACAAAAACTTATCTCCTAAAGCATGAGTTGGAGGAGAAGTTCTCCGAGATAGCCGTTGAAGGAGAGAAAGGGTTGTGGTTATGA
- a CDS encoding Dicer RNAse, whose amino-acid sequence MLIIFKLPTLFHPSIRHHPIPSYPKYTHSQSNMDDPLLSGFLQNVQAGEHRRNESSQHQHQHHHQHGHNHVHGNSKSGPVLKKRRASNDGYQSQIMSSDLAFKKHKSVPKETVNGERRDEPKFDAQPPKSIGFLDLQRIEHATKSLQKNAKVILSQAPDANQLKELLNSREIDSATRSDLKQSDLMALASRLKTKHILGDAPILDQVINETLILTEEDKEKLTKLVGEQGVNQSQLALARVVVNDIAPNGVEHTLPNLPIIDDVHLYERVFTHKSNVNNKTYLNDRNLINSHNERLEFLGDSVLNNLVTLIIYEKFPVSSEGVMSQIRADLINNKVLRDFALQYGFDQKLRSNVSKDSLQLGDQKAYADVFEAYIGALSLERGLDLTEVRRWLEQLYKPLLAQAEKKYITEFLDKEAKTELYALIGRADARPEYVTVVEGDGLENKFVVECRMGDEVLGKGEDRNAKNAGLRSAMNALKNSAALERYVIERQSVERPIKESRAERLKEKKAEKMRKLREQEEAGEKQVEEAPGCPDSPIRTSMFPLEVLDDVEVDGDAKNKLYATLGVNTGTKPEYIVKESKNGQHTVQLLARKLIVATATDKSKKKATARVADAVMKDPEALRELCKRFD is encoded by the coding sequence ATGTTAATAATATTTAAATTACCCACATTATTTCATCCCCTGATTCGTCACCATCCCATCCCATCTTATCCCAAATACACACATTCACAATCCAATATGGATGATCCCCTCTTACTGGgatttttacaaaatgtCCAAGCAGGTGAACACCGACGAAATGAATCGAGCCAACATCAGCACcaacatcatcaccaacatgGCCATAACCATGTTCACGGGAATTCTAAATCTGGACCcgttttgaaaaagagaagagcATCCAATGATGGGTATCAGCTGCAAATAATGAGTAGTGACCTAGCGTTTAAAAAACATAAATCCGTTCCAAAGGAAACTGTGAACGGTGAGAGGCGGGATGAGCCTAAATTTGATGCTCAACCACCAAAATCCATTGGGTTCCTTGACTTGCAACGTATTGAACATGCAACCAAGAGCTTGCAAAAGAATGCGAAAGTGATCTTATCCCAAGCCCCCGATgccaatcaattgaaagaattgttAAACTCAAGAGAAATTGACAGTGCCACTAGAAGTGATTTGAAACAGAGTGATTTAATGGCATTAGcatcaagattgaaaaccAAACACATTTTGGGTGATGCGccaattcttgatcaaGTAATCAATGAAACTCTTATACTCACCGAAgaagataaagaaaaattaaCCAAATTGGTTGGTGAGCAAGGTGTTAACCAAAGTCAACTTGCTTTAGCACGCGTTGTTGTAAATGATATAGCGCCAAACGGAGTTGAACATACATTGCCCAATCTACCAATAATCGATGATGTTCACTTGTATGAAAGAGTATTCACCCACAAGTCCAATGTCAATAACAAGACATACCTTAACGACAggaatttgatcaatagTCATAATGAAAGATTGGAGTTTCTTGGTGATTCAGTTTTGAATAACTTGGTCACTTTAATCATTTATGAAAAGTTTCCTGTCAGCTCAGAGGGTGTTATGTCACAAATTAGAGCGGATTTAATTAATAACAAAGTATTGAGAGATTTTGCATTACAATACGGTTTCGATCAGAAATTAAGATCAAATGTATCAAAAGACCTGTTGCAATTGGGAGATCAAAAAGCATACGCTGATGTATTTGAAGCTTATATTGGTGCATTGAGTTTGGAAAGAGGGCTTGACCTAACTGAAGTAAGAAGATGGTTGGAACAACTTTATAAACCTTTACTTGCCCAAGCTGAGAAGAAGTATATCACTGAGTTTTTGGATAAAGAAGCCAAAACTGAATTATATGCTCTTATTGGAAGAGCTGATGCACGTCCAGAGTATGTtactgttgttgaaggtgATGGTTTAGAGAAcaagtttgttgttgaatgtaGGATGGGAGATGAGGTTTTAGGAAAAGGTGAGGATCGCAATGCCAAGAATGCTGGTCTCCGTTCTGCCATGAATGCTTTAAAGAACAGTGCGGCGTTGGAAAGATACGTTATAGAAAGGCAATCCGTTGAACGTCCAATTAAGGAATCCCGTGCTGAACGtttgaaggagaaaaagGCTGAGAAGATGAGGAAGTTGAgagaacaagaagaagcagGGGAGAAGcaagttgaagaagctcCCGGGTGCCCCGATTCTCCAATTCGTACATCTATGTTTCCCCTTGAGGTTCTTGATGATGTCGAGGTGGATGGTGATGCCAAGAACAAGTTGTATGCTACATTGGGTGTGAATACCGGAACCAAACCAGAATACATTGTCAAGGAGTCTAAGAATGGACAGCATACGGTGCAATTGTTAGCgaggaaattgattgttgctACAGCCACTGATAAATCTAAGAAAAAAGCAACGGCAAGAGTTGCTGATGCGGTAATGAAAGACCCTGAAGCTTTGAGAGAATTGTGCAAACGATTTGATTAG
- a CDS encoding Trm8 protein (S. cerevisiae homolog TRM8 has tRNA (guanine-N7-)-methyltransferase activity, has role in tRNA methylation and localizes to nucleus), with amino-acid sequence MSETKPDPQKIPQNQPSNTKLTNKQNRNADTKRKLYRETMENVRKQVRIESPTPPPQQQSDSIASTNESTPDLMELPRKRFYRQRAHSNPFSDHRLDYPTSPSTMDWSTIYPGTSLAHNRKVEIADIGCGFGGLMIDLGPQFPDSLILGMEIRVQVTQYVEDRIMALRKLHESDPGYKYDNIGVIRGNAMKFLPNFFHKSQLSKMFFCFPDPHFKQRKHKARIITNTLLSEYAYVLKEGGVIYTITDVEDLHNWMVQHLDQHPLFERLSKEWESQDKCVEIMYNSTEEGQKVERNKGSKFVACFKRLPNPDDCE; translated from the coding sequence atGTCAGAAACAAAGCCAGATCCACAAAAAATCCCTCAAAACCAACCTTCCAATACCAAATTAACCAATAAGCAAAATAGAAATGCCGATACGAAACGTAAACTATATCGAGAAACAATGGAAAATGTCCGTAAACAAGTTCGTATAGAAtcaccaacaccaccacctcaacaacaatccGATTCTATAGCGTCTACTAATGAACTGACTCCAGATTTGATGGAATTACCCCGCAAGAGGTTCTATCGTCAGCGTGCCCATTCAAATCCATTTTCTGATCATCGATTAGATTATCCTACATCACCCTCCACAATGGACTGGTCAACCATCTACCCAGGTACATCACTCGCCCACAACCGAAAAGTAGAAATTGCCGATATTGGATGTGGATTCGGCGGATTAATGATTGATTTAGGTCCACAATTCCCCGATTCATTAATCCTTGGAATGGAAATCCGAGTTCAAGTGACACAATATGTTGAAGATCGTATCATGGCATTACGTAAACTCCATGAATCAGATCCTGGGTACAAATACGATAACATTGGCGTCATACGAGGCAATGCTATGAAATTCTTACCTAATTTCTTCCACAAATCTCAATTATCGAAGATGTTTTTCTGTTTTCCCGATCCTCATTTCAAGCAACGTAAACATAAAGCTAGAATTATAACTAATACGTTGTTGAGTGAATATGCATATGTTTTAAAAGAGGGCGGTGTTATATACACAATtactgatgttgaagatttacaCAATTGGATGGTTCAACATTTGGACCAACATCCCTTGTTTGAACGATTGAGTAAAGAATGGGAATCACAAGATAAGTGTGTTGAGATAATGTATAATTCTACGGAGGAAGGACAGaaagttgaaagaaacAAAGGCTCGAAATTTGTTGCTTGTTTTAAGAGGTTGCCCAATCCAGATGATTGTGAATAG
- a CDS encoding Mtd1 protein (S. cerevisiae homolog MTD1 has methylenetetrahydrofolate dehydrogenase (NAD+) activity role in one-carbon metabolic process, purine base biosynthetic process, folic acid and derivative biosynthetic process) — protein MSRPAGRTILASTIAKPYQEEVISAVQKLNFKPTLVGLLANEDPAAKMYANWTSKTCESLGFNYKLIEVNKNELETSLIKANRDDNVNGIMVYFPVFGDKQDQYLQQLISPEKDVEGLNFLYYHNLYHNVRFLDPPKNQQKSILPCTPLAMVKILEYLGVYNKILPYGNRLYGKKILVVNRSEIVGRPLAALLANDGATVYSVDINNIQQFTRGDDLSEHRHLVVDLEGDEYTVEKLAPQCDVIITGVPSDNYKFPIDLVRHGTVVINFSSSKNFDDEIKQKAGLYVPSIGKVTIAILLRNLIRLIDNKKIRAKEEEEEEELKDKH, from the coding sequence ATGTCAAGGCCTGCTGGTAGAACTATATTGGCATCCACAATTGCCAAACCTTATCAAGAAGAAGTAATTTCTGCTGTACAAAAGTTAAATTTCAAGCCAACATTAGTTGGCCTTTTGGCAAATGAAGACCCTGCAGCGAAGATGTATGCCAATTGGACAAGCAAAACTTGTGAATCTTTAGGTTTCAATTACAAGTTGATTGaggtaaacaaaaatgagTTGGAAACATCTTTGATCAAAGCCAATAGAGACGACAATGTGAATGGTATTATGGTTTACTTCCCAGTGTTTGGCGACAAACAAGATCAGTACTTGCAACAGTTAATCTCCCCAGAAAAGGATGTTGAGGGATTGAACTTTTTGTACTACCACAATCTTTATCACAATGTGAGATTTTTGGATCCTCCCAAGAACCAACAAAAGTCAATCTTGCCTTGTACTCCTCTTGCAATGGTTAAGATTTTGGAGTATTTGGGTGTATATAACAAAATCTTACCGTATGGAAATCGTTTATATGGGAAAAAGATTTTAGTAGTCAACAGATCAGAAATAGTTGGAAGGCCGTTGGCAGCTCTACTTGCCAATGATGGTGCTACAGTATACTCAGTTGATATTAACAACATACAGCAATTCACACGTGGCGATGATTTACTGGAACATAGACACTTGGTCGTGGATTTAGAAGGAGATGAGTATACCGTAGAGAAGCTTGCACCTCAGTGTGATGTTATCATCACAGGTGTTCCATCTGACAATTACAAATTCCCAATTGATCTAGTGAGACATGGTACTGTGGTGATTAACTTTTCAAGTTCAAAGAACTTTGATGacgaaatcaaacaaaaagcTGGTTTGTATGTACCTTCCATTGGTAAAGTCACCATTGCTATTCTACTTAGAAACTTGATACGGTTGATTGATAACAAGAAGATCAgagcaaaagaagaagaagaagaagaagaattaaAGGACAaacattaa